The following is a genomic window from Chloracidobacterium sp..
ATTCAGGTCGAGGCTCGCAGCGATCTCTTTGTACGAAAGGCCTTGTTGTTTGAGCATAAGGCAACTCCGCAGAGGCTCCTTTATTTGGGCAAGTGCCCGGAAAACATCTTCAATGCCCGCCTTTTCCTCATAATCGGCCTCAACCGAGCCGGATTCAAGCGCACCTGACGTTTTGACGTAGTTATCTTCACGAGTGTTCGCTCTTATTTGCCCGCGAACAGTATTCTTTGCCAGGTTGATCGCGACGCGAATAAGCCACGGTCGGAGCATCTGTTCGTTGGTGATCGAGCTCAGGTTCTTGTGCAGTTTCAGGAAGGTTTCCTGAGTAACATCCTCGGCGAGGCCCGATTCGCGGACGATACTGCGCGCGGCTCGATAGACCGTCCGATGGTGCAGTAAAAAGGCCTCCTCGAAGTCTATTTCTATCTTTGCCGACGTCGTCGCTGCTGTATTGGACATTATGTCCACAAGGATCTCGCTGCTCTGGTTCATTCCCGCATTCAATGATGCACTCACTATCTAAAACACCGCCGAGTGCTCGAATGTGACAAGAGCAATATCTAGAATTTCACTATCATTAACCGAGCGTTGCCTTCAATGATCGGGTCGCGTTCATGCCGCGAAGTTATCAAAAGCACATCGGTGACGCCCGGTGTAACTTCGATACGCTCGATCGCAGTGTTAAGTTCATACTTGTTGGCCGCCGATCCTATTACCGCGAGGCGGCGAAGGGCGTTTTTCCAACCAATTGCCGGCGTAGCAGTTCCTTCTTGGCCCGCTGTCAGCAGCTGTATCTCATCGGCGGTGTGCCGTAATTCTGAGATCAAAGAAGCGGTCAGCTCAACCCCTTTTTCGAAGCGGTCGGCGTCGCTGTCCTG
Proteins encoded in this region:
- a CDS encoding sigma-70 family RNA polymerase sigma factor codes for the protein MSASLNAGMNQSSEILVDIMSNTAATTSAKIEIDFEEAFLLHHRTVYRAARSIVRESGLAEDVTQETFLKLHKNLSSITNEQMLRPWLIRVAINLAKNTVRGQIRANTREDNYVKTSGALESGSVEADYEEKAGIEDVFRALAQIKEPLRSCLMLKQQGLSYKEIAASLDLNETSIGTFIARARSEFAKIYGQAGKVEKR